In Microbacterium foliorum, the following proteins share a genomic window:
- a CDS encoding YbdD/YjiX family protein: MERTSLVRSADEGALMAAVVTDHVRRAWQAIAWYVNGVTGQSRYADYVAHETQRHPDREPLSEREFWRAHYAQQDADPGTRCC, encoded by the coding sequence GTGGAACGCACTTCCCTCGTCCGCTCAGCCGACGAGGGGGCACTGATGGCCGCCGTGGTGACCGATCACGTGCGGCGGGCCTGGCAGGCGATCGCCTGGTACGTCAACGGCGTGACGGGGCAGTCCCGGTACGCGGACTACGTGGCCCACGAGACCCAGCGGCATCCCGATCGTGAACCGCTCAGCGAGCGCGAGTTCTGGCGGGCGCACTATGCCCAGCAGGATGCCGACCCGGGGACCCGCTGCTGCTGA
- a CDS encoding class II fumarate hydratase, which yields MTDTHQRSGDAAEYRIEHDTMGEVRVPVNALYGAQTQRAVENFPISGKGLESTQIAALARIKKAAALANKELGTLDGAIADAIAQAADEVAAGAHDGEFPVDTYQTGSGTSSNMNMNEVLATLATRILGANVHPNDHVNASQSSNDVFPTSVHIAVTQALIDTLIPALDHLAVAFEAKAELWKDAVKSGRTHLMDATPVTLGQEFGGYARQMRLGIERVQSALPRVAEVPLGGTATGTGINTPLGFPQKVIELLAAETELPITEAKDHFEAQANRDGLVEASGALRTIAVSLTKINNDLRWMGSGPNTGLGELHIPDLQPGSSIMPGKVNPVVPEAVLMVCARVIGNDATVAWAGASGSFELNVAIPVMGTAVLESIRLLANASRVLADKTVDGLQANLDRAAAFAGMSPSIVTPLNKLIGYEAAAKIAKHSVAKGITVRDAVIDLGYVERGDLTLEQLDEKLDLLSMTHPG from the coding sequence ATGACCGACACACACCAGCGCAGCGGCGATGCAGCGGAGTACCGCATCGAGCACGACACCATGGGTGAGGTGCGGGTCCCTGTGAACGCGCTCTACGGCGCCCAGACGCAGCGCGCCGTCGAGAACTTCCCGATCTCGGGCAAGGGCCTCGAATCGACGCAGATCGCCGCGCTCGCGCGCATCAAGAAGGCTGCTGCGCTCGCGAACAAAGAGCTGGGAACCCTCGACGGCGCCATCGCCGACGCGATCGCTCAGGCCGCCGACGAGGTCGCCGCGGGCGCCCACGACGGCGAGTTCCCCGTCGACACCTACCAGACCGGCTCCGGCACGTCGTCGAACATGAACATGAACGAGGTGCTCGCCACCCTCGCGACCCGCATCCTCGGCGCGAACGTGCACCCGAACGACCACGTGAACGCCTCGCAGTCGTCGAACGACGTGTTCCCGACCTCCGTGCACATCGCCGTCACGCAGGCGCTCATCGACACTCTGATCCCCGCGCTCGACCACCTCGCTGTCGCCTTCGAGGCGAAGGCCGAGCTGTGGAAGGACGCAGTGAAGTCCGGTCGCACGCACCTCATGGATGCCACCCCGGTCACGCTCGGCCAGGAGTTCGGAGGCTACGCCCGTCAGATGCGCCTCGGCATCGAGCGCGTGCAGTCTGCGCTTCCCCGCGTCGCCGAGGTCCCGCTGGGCGGCACCGCCACCGGCACCGGCATCAACACGCCACTCGGGTTCCCGCAGAAGGTCATCGAGCTGCTCGCCGCCGAGACCGAGCTGCCGATCACCGAGGCGAAGGACCACTTCGAGGCGCAGGCGAACCGCGACGGACTCGTCGAGGCGTCGGGCGCGCTGCGCACGATCGCGGTCTCGCTGACCAAGATCAACAACGACCTCCGCTGGATGGGCTCGGGCCCCAACACGGGTCTCGGCGAGCTGCACATCCCCGACCTCCAGCCCGGGTCGTCGATCATGCCCGGCAAGGTCAACCCGGTCGTTCCCGAGGCTGTGCTCATGGTCTGCGCCCGAGTGATCGGCAACGACGCTACCGTCGCGTGGGCGGGCGCATCCGGCTCCTTCGAGCTGAACGTCGCCATCCCGGTCATGGGCACCGCTGTGCTCGAGTCGATCCGTCTGCTCGCGAACGCGTCTCGCGTGCTCGCCGACAAGACCGTCGACGGACTGCAGGCGAACCTCGACCGTGCGGCGGCATTCGCCGGCATGAGCCCGTCGATCGTCACCCCGCTCAACAAGCTCATCGGCTACGAGGCTGCGGCGAAGATCGCAAAGCACTCGGTCGCGAAGGGCATCACGGTGCGCGACGCCGTGATCGACCTCGGGTACGTCGAGCGCGGCGACCTCACGCTCGAGCAGCTCGACGAGAAGCTCGACCTGCTCTCGATGACCCACCCCGGTTGA
- a CDS encoding carbon starvation CstA family protein, translating into MSDATKTVEDDQLPPVAVDEKPRWTPLKIALWVAIALLGGIAWTMLAIVRGETVNAIWFVFAAVCTYLVFYRFYSKFIERNLVKPNDRRATPAEYKADGKDYVATDRRVLFGHHFAAIAGAGPLVGPVLAAQMGYLPGTIWIIVGVVLAGAVQDYLVMFFSMRRGGRSLGQMARDELGRFGGTAAIIATLLIMIIITAILALVVVNALGESPWGVFSVAMTIPIALFMGAYLRWIRPGKITEVSIIGFVLLMAAIIGGGMVAETDWGQAIFTLDRTTIAWGIIIYGFIAAVLPVWMLLAPRDYLSTFMKIGVIVALAVAILFVRPEITVPAFSEFAAGETGPVWAGALFPFLFVTIACGALSGFHALIASGTTPKMIEKEKQTRFIGYGGMLMESFVAIMALVAAISIDRGLYFAMNSSPAATLGTVEGAVAFVNSLGMTGVNLTPEMLTSTAEAVGEESIVSRTGGAPTLALGLAHIMQQWIGGTGMMAFWYHFAIMFEALFILTAVDAGTRVARFMLQDSVGNVIPRFKDTSWRVGAWICTAVMVAGWGAVLIMGVTDPLGGINTLFPLFGIANQLLAAIALSVVLTIVARRRTFKVLWVVALPLAFVTVVTVTASLQKIFSTVPQVGYFANHVAFRDALAAGETSFGTATSVAAMEAVVRNTMIQGILSVTFLVLSVIVITISIIKVIQAVRPGPVVDHEDPEVPSRRFAPAGLVASSEERAVEKQWNALPSSAQPTRGH; encoded by the coding sequence ATGAGTGACGCGACGAAGACCGTGGAAGATGACCAGCTGCCGCCCGTAGCGGTCGACGAGAAGCCGCGGTGGACGCCGCTGAAGATCGCTCTCTGGGTGGCGATCGCGCTGCTGGGCGGCATCGCCTGGACCATGCTCGCGATCGTGCGCGGTGAGACGGTGAACGCGATCTGGTTCGTGTTCGCGGCGGTCTGCACATACCTCGTGTTCTACCGCTTCTATTCGAAGTTCATCGAGCGCAACCTGGTCAAGCCGAACGACCGGCGAGCGACCCCCGCCGAATACAAGGCGGACGGCAAGGACTACGTCGCGACGGATCGTCGGGTGCTGTTCGGCCACCATTTCGCCGCCATCGCGGGCGCCGGCCCGCTGGTCGGTCCGGTGCTGGCCGCGCAGATGGGCTACCTTCCCGGCACGATCTGGATCATCGTCGGAGTCGTGCTCGCGGGGGCCGTGCAGGACTACCTCGTGATGTTCTTCTCGATGCGACGAGGCGGACGCTCTCTCGGTCAGATGGCCCGCGACGAACTGGGCAGATTCGGTGGAACGGCCGCGATCATCGCCACGCTGCTCATCATGATCATCATCACGGCGATCCTCGCCCTCGTGGTCGTGAACGCCCTGGGTGAGAGCCCGTGGGGCGTGTTCTCCGTGGCGATGACGATCCCGATCGCCCTGTTCATGGGCGCGTACCTCCGATGGATCCGCCCAGGCAAGATCACCGAGGTGTCGATCATCGGCTTCGTCCTGCTGATGGCGGCGATCATCGGCGGCGGCATGGTCGCTGAGACCGACTGGGGCCAGGCGATCTTCACGCTCGACCGGACGACGATCGCGTGGGGCATCATCATCTACGGCTTCATCGCCGCGGTGCTGCCGGTGTGGATGCTGCTGGCTCCGCGAGACTACCTCTCGACCTTCATGAAGATCGGTGTGATCGTGGCGCTCGCCGTCGCGATCCTGTTCGTGCGGCCCGAGATCACCGTCCCGGCCTTCAGCGAGTTCGCCGCGGGGGAGACGGGCCCGGTGTGGGCCGGAGCGCTCTTCCCGTTCCTCTTCGTGACGATCGCGTGCGGGGCGCTGAGCGGATTCCACGCGCTCATCGCCTCGGGCACGACGCCGAAGATGATCGAGAAGGAGAAGCAGACGCGCTTCATCGGCTACGGCGGGATGCTCATGGAGTCGTTCGTGGCGATCATGGCGCTCGTCGCCGCGATCTCGATCGACCGAGGGCTGTACTTCGCCATGAACTCCTCGCCGGCGGCGACGCTCGGCACTGTCGAGGGGGCCGTGGCGTTCGTCAACAGCCTGGGCATGACCGGGGTGAACCTGACACCCGAGATGCTCACGAGCACTGCCGAGGCGGTGGGTGAGGAATCGATCGTCTCCCGCACCGGCGGCGCGCCGACGCTGGCCCTCGGCCTCGCACACATCATGCAGCAGTGGATCGGCGGCACCGGGATGATGGCGTTCTGGTATCACTTCGCGATCATGTTCGAGGCGCTGTTCATCCTGACGGCCGTGGATGCCGGCACCCGCGTCGCGCGCTTCATGCTGCAGGACTCGGTCGGCAACGTCATCCCTCGCTTCAAGGACACCTCGTGGCGGGTGGGTGCGTGGATCTGCACGGCCGTGATGGTCGCGGGGTGGGGAGCGGTGCTGATCATGGGAGTCACGGACCCGCTCGGCGGCATCAACACCCTGTTCCCGCTGTTCGGCATCGCCAACCAGCTGCTGGCGGCCATCGCGCTCTCCGTGGTGCTCACCATCGTGGCGCGCAGGCGCACATTCAAGGTCCTGTGGGTGGTCGCGCTGCCGCTGGCGTTCGTCACCGTCGTGACGGTGACGGCCTCGCTGCAGAAGATCTTCTCGACCGTGCCGCAGGTGGGTTACTTCGCGAACCATGTCGCTTTCCGCGACGCTCTCGCGGCGGGGGAGACGTCCTTCGGCACGGCGACCAGCGTCGCGGCGATGGAAGCGGTCGTCCGCAACACCATGATCCAGGGGATTCTGTCAGTGACGTTCCTCGTGCTGTCGGTGATCGTGATCACGATCTCGATCATCAAGGTCATCCAGGCTGTTCGCCCCGGCCCTGTCGTCGACCACGAGGATCCGGAGGTGCCGTCGCGCCGCTTCGCGCCGGCCGGTCTCGTCGCGTCGTCCGAGGAACGGGCCGTGGAGAAGCAGTGGAACGCACTTCCCTCGTCCGCTCAGCCGACGAGGGGGCACTGA
- a CDS encoding DUF559 domain-containing protein produces the protein MLDPRTTLDRLGGLARGTHLQRHGLDRPSLTRAVRAGRIDRIRPGLFASPTLPDPLRRAAAHGGALTCSAALRHHGVWVLADAERVHVWIGGRGRTYDHDGCRCRSHFFRGAVPLGVVDVETALIHLFRCEGEESFFASFESALQRRALTRAARLRIRAALPASARWLFDLAHDDSESGLESILRLRLHLVGVVLAAQVTIDGVGRVDFVLGGRLILEVDGRENHAGHDRRHKDLVRDASASAQGYETLRFDYAQVIHAWPSVQAAVMAALRRAKDLG, from the coding sequence ATGCTCGATCCACGAACCACCCTCGATCGTCTCGGCGGCCTCGCTCGCGGAACGCACCTCCAGCGCCACGGCCTCGACCGCCCCTCCCTCACGAGAGCTGTGCGGGCAGGACGCATCGACCGCATCCGTCCGGGACTGTTCGCCTCGCCGACGCTCCCCGACCCCCTCCGGCGTGCCGCCGCGCACGGCGGCGCCCTCACCTGCAGCGCGGCGCTGCGTCATCACGGAGTGTGGGTCCTCGCAGACGCCGAGCGCGTTCACGTCTGGATCGGCGGACGCGGACGGACGTATGACCACGACGGATGCCGATGCCGCAGCCACTTCTTCCGAGGGGCCGTCCCCCTCGGAGTCGTCGACGTCGAGACGGCTCTCATCCATCTGTTCCGCTGCGAGGGCGAGGAGTCGTTCTTCGCATCCTTCGAATCCGCTCTGCAGCGTCGAGCCCTGACACGCGCGGCGCGACTCCGAATACGCGCGGCTCTGCCGGCATCCGCTCGGTGGCTCTTCGACCTCGCGCACGACGATTCGGAGAGCGGGCTCGAATCGATCCTCCGCCTGAGGCTTCACCTGGTCGGTGTCGTCCTCGCAGCTCAGGTGACCATCGACGGCGTCGGTCGCGTCGACTTCGTCCTGGGCGGGCGGCTCATCCTCGAGGTCGACGGGCGTGAGAACCACGCCGGTCACGATCGTCGTCACAAGGATCTGGTCCGGGATGCCAGCGCGTCGGCACAGGGGTATGAGACCCTGCGCTTCGACTATGCACAGGTCATCCATGCTTGGCCCTCCGTGCAGGCCGCCGTCATGGCGGCTCTCCGCCGCGCGAAGGATCTCGGCTGA